GTTTTGGCTTTATTGGTAACACTATAGAGTGGCGAGGGCAGCAAATGAAGCTAACTAAAGATGGAAAGTTACTAATGCAAGAACATCCAAGTTATCAATTATCCAATTAAGGTTTTTACTATAGCGGTTCTCATTTATGTGAGGTATACCTGTAGGGGCAATTAATGAATTGCCCCTACAGCTTACGAGATCATAAAGCATTCACTCTCCCCAATACTGCCATATCTTCGGCATCTAACTCTGATGGAATCCCACTGCGAATCAATTCTGAAAAGTCTTCATTGGGAACCATAACAGTCAATGTGTACAAGCGAGTAGAACCAGTGTTTTTAATCAAATGAGTACCAGTAGGAGGCACTAATAAACTATCCCCAGCTTTGATATTGGCACTCTTACCGTCACACATCGCGATCGCTTCCCCTTTGAGGATGAAAAACATTTCCACCGCCCCCTGATGGCGATGTGGCAGTGTTTGTCCACCAACATCAAAAATTTCTATGCAGCAAGTCAATGAAGTATTAGCATTTGTCGAATCGAAGATAATTGCTAATCGATTAGAGTCGTTGGGACTGATGCGATATACTTGGTAATCTTTGAGAGATTTGATAACCGGAATTACACAACGAGTAACGTACATTTATTTATCCCCTCTGAAGTTATCGATGGGTATGAAAATTTCTAAAATCCAAGTTCTGAATATTGATTAGTTGTATCTCTAAATCAGAGAATAACTAATTACTAAATATTTCTAACTCCTCATTCCTAACTCCTAACTCCTCACTCCTCACTCTTTTGCAGCGCTGTTAAAATCTCTTGGGAGTCAGTGACAAAACCAAAGCACTGTTTGACGTTGTACAATGTTGCCAGCCAACAATATTCAGGCGAAGTAGTGGCGCTACAGTCTTTAATTAACACGCAGTCATATCCTAAAAAGTTGGCATCGCACAATGTGGCTAGCACACATTGATCGGCATTCACACCAGCAAAAAATAATGTTGTCTTTCCCAGATTTCGCAAGATGCTATCTAATGGCGTATCCCAAAATCCACTCATCCGATACTTGTCCACACGAATGTCTTCGGGGAGTTGTTCTAGTTCGTCTACGACTGCTGCGGCCCAACTACCTGCCATAAGTACTCTAGCACCATTACTTGGCAGTGGATCGCCTAATCCTACACCTGCCCCTGTGGGGTTATAGACATGACGCGAAGCAGCACTAATATTGAGCAAGTCGGGACGATTCCCCCAATTTACCCAAATAACTGGAACACCCACATCACGGAGTTCGGGAAGTAAGTTGTTTAAAGGTTCAATAGGCTGACGCGCCGGAGTTACGTCTACACCGATATGCGCTAACCAACCATCAGGGTGACAGAAGTCGTTTTGCATATCAACGATAAGGATAGCAGTTTTTGCCAAGTCTAGACGCAGGGTTTTAGTATCTGTTGATAAAATAACGGGTTGTGGGGTCTTTTGAGGACGAGTGATATCTGCGATCGCATCATTCACTGTCCACGCATTTGGTGCAACTCCCAATGTCCGAAAAGGCAAGTTCATAAAATTGCAATATCCAAGACCATTTTCTATTTTGTAACTTGAAATTCAGTTCAAAATACAATTACTTAATCAAGGTTAAATATGGTAAATTTCACTATTGTGAATGTTTTGATTACCGCCAGTGATGATTATGCAACGGTAAATGTACAGGTTGTAGATGGTGCAATCGCAGCCATTGCCCCCAATTTACCAGTAATCGGTACACCTATAGATGGTAAAAACAAGCTTTTACTACCTGGCTTTTTCAACGCTCACACCCATTCATCAGAGATGTGGCAGCGAGGAATCATGTCAATTTTGCCTTTAGAATTATGGTTGGCGGAACTGTATGATTTTGCGCCTCTCTACACTGAACAAGTTTATCTGAGTGCTTTGGGGACTGCGGTGGAAACCTTGCTATCCGGTGGGACGAGTGTAGTAGATCACCTAGTGTTAATTCCTGGACTTGAGTTAGAAACCATCGCTATTGCAACTCGCGCTTACAGAGAAGTTGGGATTCGCGCTTTTATCGCCCCCCTAATTCAAGATGAATCTCTCGCCGCAGGTATCCCATCTGGGAAATCTGCAAAAACTCATGAACCTTATTATCGCTCAACTGCGGCAACATTGGAAATCATCGAAGAGGCGGTGAGACAGTTTCACCGTCCAGATGAGGGTGTGAGTATTTTAGTTGCACCAACAGGGATACAATTATGTACTGATGCATTATTTACAGGATGTATCGAGTTAAGCGATCGCTATAATCTTTGTCGTCACTCCCATCTACTCGAAACTAGGGCACAGCAAAAACTCGCTCAAGAAAAGTACAGTTGTACTGCTGTGGAACATTTGAAAAGAATCGGGTTTTTGAGCAATCGCACAACACTTGCCCATTGCGTCTGGTTAAATGATGATGATATCGCCATCCTCGCTGAAACTCAATCTACAGTTGTTCATAATCCCTTAAGTAATCTGCGTTTAGGCAGTGGCATCGCCCCGATTTTAAAATATCGCCAAGCTGGAGTAAATGTAACTTTTGGTTGTGATGGTGCTTCGAGTAATGACTCTCAAGATTTGTTAGAAGCTATTAAAATTGGTTCTATATTGCACAACGTTACAGACTCAGATTATCAACACTGGATTACACCCCGACAAGCGGTCGAAATGGCATCTTTAGGAGGTGCAAAGGGATTGAATATTGCAGATAAACTTGGTTCTCTGACAGTAGGTAAACAAGCCGATTTGGTACTTTATGACCTTACCAATTTATCATTACTACCTCGTACAGATCCTATCGGTTTATTGGTTTTAGGTCGTCCTAATAATGTTGTAGATAGTGCTTGGGTAAATGGCAAACAAATTGTTGCTGATGGGAAAGTGACAACAATTAACGTTGATGAATTGCGGCAAGAATTATTTAATCGCAGTCAATGGGAGACAAAGCGTAAGTCCGATACTGTAGCACAATTAGAGCTTCATTATCGCACAGTTATGGGGTTGTGAAATGGGAGTATTCCACTTTTTTGCATATCATTACGTAAGTGGAGCCTTCTCGTAGGGTACTGAACCAAAAAACCATAAATTCAATCAAAGTCAATAGCCTAGCGCGAGTCCATGCGGTTGCTTATCTGCGAAACGCTGTTCGCGATCGCAATGACAGTTATTATTTCATTGCAAAATAATAACTGGGATGCACCCTTGTGAAACATTAAGTTATATCATGTCCGCTTGATTACTTATTAAACTCGAAGAACCCTACCCCGCTAGAGCTATGCTTTGTCTCCCTTCCCCTTAGTAAGGGGAGGGGATTAAGAGGTGGAATAACTAATTACCCGGACATGATATTAGAGGTTGTTTGAAAAGTTTTTTTTATACGCCTAACCCTTGGAGATCCCCCTAAATCCCCCTTAAAAAGGGGGACTTTGATTCTTCCCCCTTTTTAAGGGGGGTTAGGGGGGATCAGCTAGTGCCTAAAATCATACTTCACTACTTTTCAAACAACCTCTTAAACGTTATTCAATGTTTCCGAGAACTTTTATATGTCGGCTAAACTGTTCTTCGACAAAATAGCTGCTAGAAAATTCGCTTGCAAAAGAAACCTGATGAAAGTGATAATCTAGATTCAGCAAATTATAGACAAGTCTTAAAAAATAATCATCTATCCAAAAATCTACGTCAAATAGTGAAATACCATATTTTCCTTCCAACCTCCGATTTAAAGTTTTTAGTAACCAAGACCATTGAGGTTTGAGGGTCGGATCTATACGGTTCCCAAATACAGGATTAAAAAACTGATTTACTTGGGTTGTTCTCACATCAATCACTTTAGTAAGTAAATCTGCTGCCTTAATTGGAGATGAATTAAACCAATAGTTAGCAACTACTAAATCGTGTAAATAAGCAACTACAATTTTAGGGTTTTCTTTAATAAATTGCGAACGACAAACAATTCCTCTAATTGATGGAATTCTTAAACTAATTGTTTGAGATAAAGGCAGCTTTCTCGCAAAAGCATAAGCTTCGAGAATTGAAGCAAAAGTGTGACAACACACGTAAGCATCTATAGCTTTATTTGCTAAACTCTTACTTGCTTTCCGAGGATCTTCATTTACTAATTTGCAATCTTTAGTGACATCCATATCATAGAGGTCAAAAAGAGTAATGATGAATCTATGAGCATTGGAACCAAATAAGGTAGAAATTCGTTTACCTTTGAGATCCTGGACAGTGTTTATAGAAGAATCTTTATGCAGAACAATATTTATATCTTGACCTAAAAGATTATACGAAGCAATCCCAATTAATTTAGAACCGAAACTTAAATCATCAAAGAACTGACTACCATTATTTAAAAGAGAAATATCATCTAAAATACAAATATCTAGTTCTCCCCGCTTCATCTGTCGGTTCATTTGTTCACCAGAAGCAAAAGGCAGAATTTGTAACTCGAAATCCCGATTAATTTCAATATTTTTGAAAATAGGTTGTTCAAGTGATGATGCTCTCTGTAAATCAGAAATATATTTAGTTCCATAACCAGCAATAAACTGTCCTATGGAATCTCTCTGAATACCTATTCTCAGAATATTTTGCTCTTTGGGAGAATAGCTACCTAAAATTAGGTTTATATTAGGCAAGCTTTCTAAGTTGTCTTGATCGAGCCTAAAACTTCTCACTAAACTCTCTGCGGATATTAACAACTCACTAAAGCGAGGAACATGCAGATAAATACCATATTCATTAACATCTTGGATCGGAAGAGTTAAAACTTGATATTGAGATATAATGTCACCTTGACAAAAGTCAGGTAAAATCGTTAGCTTTTGGTTTTTTGAAGCATAGTTGAGTACATCTTGATAACTATGCAATACCTGTACGCCACTTAATTTATTCATCAAAAATCCATTTTTAGATAGTTCTTGATGAACTTCATCTAAAAGCACAACATCAGTCAGATCAATATCATTTATTTGAACTAAGCTATGCTCATTGAGATATTTACTTCCACCAAAGGATACCAACATCATTTTATGAGTTTTTAATCTAGTACAGTGGTGTTCTTCCTTATATCCAGCGCAACTATTGAGCAAAAGATCCATTTCTAGGAGTTGAGAATTTGAAAAAAATCTGCTATCTTTAACCGCAATCTCTTTAATATTTCTACCGGGAAAACAAAGCTGAAATCGCTGCAAATATTGTTTTATCCAGACTTCTAAAATTAAACTAGTAGCCCCCAATATCAAATCTTCACCCTCAGCACTAAATGTTGCCTGAAACTCTTCTTGCAGATTTTCTACAGTTTCTACAACATTAAGTGTCTGGGAAATCAATTTTTTGCCTTTGTTAGTCAAGCATATAGAGCCAGGAGAGCGATTTAGCAGAATTACTCCGAAATAATCCTCTATTTGTTTGACTTTTTTACTAATCAATGCTTGACTATAACCTAATTTTTGTGCTGCTTTTGAGAAGCTACCAGAGTCATTTACTGCTTTTAAAATTTTGAGGTGATTTAGGGTAATATCTTCAAGTTTAATCTTATTCATACTAAGTAAGGTAAGATTTTTAATTACAACGGAATTAACTTATTCTGCTGCGTATATTCGGAGATGACTCAATACTGTTTGGTTAAGGCAAGAGACGGGATAAAAGAGACGCGATAAATCGCCGTCTTTACAAGAATCAGTCCTTCGTCCTGACGGCGATTTATCGCGGATTTGGGATCTATATATTTTCATCAAAGAACCTTAACCAAACCGTATTGGGAGATGACTAGCTTATGGAAGCGAATAGTGTCTTCCAACATAGATTCAAATTTGAGTACTATTAAGTCAACGCCAACAGCTTCGTATTCTTTCAGGCGGTTAATAATAGTATAGCGATCGCCAACGAGTTGAGCAGATAAACCGAGGTTGGCTTCGATGGTTTGACTAATATCTAGTTTGTTGTGGGCAACGACGTTAGGATCGATTTGCTCTTGAAAATACTTAATTTGCTGCTCATCGGCAGAACGATAGATTGCTTCTAGTCTGGCTTCGGCTTGGGCGGTATGTTCGCCAACGATCGCAAATGCACTCATTGCTACTTTAATCTGGCGCTGGTAGCGATCGCTAGCCAATCTTTTCACCTTCTGCACCAATGCTGCCGTTTTTTCAGGTTCATCAGCATTGATAAATAGATAATCTCCCTGACGAGCCGCTAAGTCAATCGCCCGATCTGATTCCCCAGCAATGAAAATCGGTGGTGTTGGTGTAGGCTTATCTGGGAGAATACCACCCGTAATATTGTAATATTTGCCTACATAATTAAAGTCTTCAACCGTCCACAGCCCCTTTATTACATCAATGTACTCTTCTAATCGCGCATAGCGATCGCTGTGGGGTAGCCAGATATCTCCATAGCTTTCTACTTCTAATTTCCACCAACCTGCAATACCACTCAGAGCAAATCTGCCGTTACTAAGTTGATTTTGAATGTTTGCACTCAGTTTGGCAATGACTGCTGGCAATTTAAAACCAGGTTGTACGGCTGCAACAATCTTGATATTTTTGGTGTTCAAACTTGCTAAAGCGGCTGTAATCCAAGCATCAGAAACATTATAGTTAGGCCCATGAACTGCATTCAAGTAATGTTCAGGAATGTAATAAAAGTCATAACCTAACTCGTCTGCCTGAACTGCCAGTTTTACCAAATCTTGGGTAGATAAATTAGCCTCATGGTTGACAACCCGCAACCATCCACCACAGACCGGCGACCAAATTCCAAACTGAAGCGGCATAAATGTTTTTCCTGTGCTTTTTTTTACGAGACATTAACTAAACTACGATATATCTATCTTATTTACGTAGTTTAGTAGTTCACACTACCATATTTATTTCTGCTGTGTATAGTTGCAGATTACATCCCAAAAGCAGCCGATTATCACGTTATGGAATAGTGTCAAAACTTTGCTGAGTCCTGCATTTATCGTTGCGATCGCGGAATCAGGATGATAGCCGCCAAATCTAAAATGATCGTTAAATATCAAGCAAATTTGGGCTGTATTCCATTTTGGAATACAGAAATAGAATTTAAGTATATTGAATCACTACATTAGAAAAATTGTCATGATAAAGTCTGATTCATTAAAAATACGGTAGCGCTATCGAGCTATAGTATATTGCGACCATCGGAACTTGAAATTGTCTACTCATAAACTCAGAGTAGTCTCTAGCCGCCTTCAAGCTTTCGATTTTGACTAAGATTTTACCGGATCAAGTTTTAGCTGATTTGTTAGTGATGACAAATTAGGCATATTTCCTCCTTGCTTCTTTTATAACCAAGCAGTTTCAATTACAAGCGCACAATTATGGTAGATATTAAGTTCGCATACTGGATTCCCAACGTTAGCGGCGGGTTAGTTGTTAGTAAAATTCCCCAACGCACAGATTGGACTTACGAATATAATGCTCAACTAGCTCAGACAGCTGAAGAAGTTGGCTTTGAATATGCACTAGCACAAGCCAGATTTATCGCCAGCTATGGCGCTGAGTACCAGTTAGAGGCATTAACAACCGTATCCGCCTTGGCTCCTGTCACCAAGAAATTGAAGCTAATTGCAGCAGTTCACCCTGGATTGTGGCATCCGGGAGTAGTTGCCAAAATCGGTGCCAGCATTGATTTTCTCTCTAACGGTCGCTTTGCTCTGAATGTAGTTAGCGGCTGGTTCAAAGATGAATTCACTATATATGGTGAACATTGGTTAGACCATGACGAACGCTATCGTCGTTCAGAAGAATTTATCCGCGTTCTCAAGGGTTTGTGGACTGAGGATGAGTTTCACTTTAAAGGCGACTTTTACCGCATTAACGGCGGTTGGGTGAAGCCTAGACCAATTAATCAGAATCCACACCCAGAGATATTTCAAGGTGGTAACTCTAAAGCAGCGCGGCGCATGGCTGGCCGCGTTTCTGATTGGTATTTCATGAATGGTAACACCATAGAAGGTGTGCAAGAACAGATTGCAGAAGTGTCTGCATTAGCTCGTGATGAAGGACGCACAATTAAGTTTGGTTTGAATTCCTTTATCATCGTGCGAGATACGGAAGCAGAAGCCCATGAAGTATTGCGCGATATTATTGCCCAAGCCGATGTAGAGGCCGTGAAAGGATTTGGTGAAGCAGTGAAACAAGCGGGATCTTCTACTCGCGAACGTCAGGGAATGTGGGCAAATTCCAACTTTGAAGACTTAGTGCAGTATAACGATGGCTTCCGTTCTGGCTTGATTGGTACGGCTGAACAAGTCGCTGAAAAGATTCGCCAGTTCCATGAAGTCGGAGTTGATTTAATTCTCGGTGGCTTCTTGCACTACTCGGATGATTTACCTGCATTTGGTAAGACAGTAATTCCGATTGTGCGCGAACTTAAAGCTAATCGTCGGCCAGCTGATGAGTTGGTTGGGGTGTAGATTAAGGGCATTGGGCATTGGAGTTGTGGTGTAGATTAACGTGAGTTCCACAATTCATATCGAGTTCGCCTAATTAGTCTAATCAAAAGACCACTAAGAGGTTTTACTACGCAAAACCGTCCCTCTCCGAGTCGGCTCCGGTGTATACACAAGTCTGAAATGGCTTACTAACCTGGGTTTTACCCCACCCTAACCCTCCCCGTATGTATTGGGGAGGGAACTGGATTTAATGTTTCCCCCCTTTATAAGCTACGGTGTACACACAAGTCTGATCATCTTATCCACATCGTTTTGATCCCCCCTAACCCCCCTTAAAAAGGGGGGAACTAGAGTCAAAGTCCCCCAATTTATCGGGGGATTTAGGGGGATCAAGCCACATTTTGCACTCAGCACAGAGATGTGTGTACACCGTAGCCTTTATAAGGGGGGATTAAGGGGGGTAATCCGACTTATGTGTACACGTAGCTCCGAGTCGGAGAGGGACAAACTTGAGCTTTAGTTCAAGGCAGGGAGAGGTCTCAAACGCGAATACTAGCGGTTAGTACACATCTCAAAATCTCTGATATGAATCGGTTTTTACGTCACAAAAATCGATTGCTCAACTCAAATCATTATTCATATAAAAGGCTAGAGTTCAGTTCATTTGTTGTCGTTGATAGTGTTCGACAACAGTAAAATTCTCAACTGCTAGGTGTGCAATTTTGCTGTTCCACATTTTTTGAAGGCATGCATATATTAAGGCTTTTCAAGTAATTTAACTACACTACTCGGTTTGCATATATGTTTAGAAATACCATACAGATATCGCAAGCATTGTATCAGACCTCAATTTGAAGGATGGCCATCTTGTCCATCACAAAATATTAGATGGGCAAGATGTCCATCCCTCAAAATGGGATGTGCCGATCAAAATACAAATATTTTGCGTTGTCTCATAGTAGTGGCGATTATGAGTCACTCAATCACAATCAAGGAGTTTTACCATGACATCAGTAATTAATACTGAACAGAAGGCGCATATTATTCGGGATGACAAAGAAGCGATCGCGATCGCTCACGAATTAGCAGCTGAGTTTGCCAAGGGAGACTCAGAACGCGATCAAACTCGGCGTTTACCTGCTGAAGAGGTAGAAAAGTTCTCCCAAAGCGGATTGTGGGGGATTACAGTCCCTAAAGAGTATGGTGGGGCTTTTGTATCAAGTGCAACCCTTGCAGAAGTAATTAAAATTATCTCCGAAGCCGATTCCAGCCTCGGTCAAATTCCCCAAAACCACCTCTATATGGTGGAAGCAGTTCGCTTGGATGGCACCGAACAGCAGAAAAAGTTCTTCTTTGATTTGGTTTTACAAGGTAAACGCTTTGGTAACGCCTTCTCGGAAGTTGGTACTAAGTCTGTCACTGATGTCCAGACAAAGTTACAACCAGATGGTTCTGACTTCGTACTTAATGGACGCAAATACTACTCTGCTGGGGCACTCTTGGCACATTGGGTTCCCGTCATTGCTAGCAATCCAGATGGTAAAACAGTGGTGGCATTTGTCGAAAGAGATGCCCCAGGATTAACCCTACTTGATGACTGGACAAGCTTCGGACAGCGTACCACTGCTAGCGGCACTACCATTATTGAAAATGTGAAAGTTAAGGCAGAACACGTCATACCGCACTACTTAGCCTTTGAAAGGGCTACACCAATGGGTGCGATCGCGCAAATCATCCAAGCCGCCGTAGATGTGGGGATTGCCAAAGCCGCAGTCCGTGACACCATCCACTTTGTCCGCAAATATACTCGCCCTTGGGTTGACAGCAATTTAGAAAAAGGCTACGAAGACCCCCTGACACTATACAACTTAGGCAACGTGCAAATCCAAGTTCACGCTTCTGAAGCATTGCTACGTC
This Nostoc sp. KVJ3 DNA region includes the following protein-coding sequences:
- a CDS encoding LLM class flavin-dependent oxidoreductase gives rise to the protein MPLQFGIWSPVCGGWLRVVNHEANLSTQDLVKLAVQADELGYDFYYIPEHYLNAVHGPNYNVSDAWITAALASLNTKNIKIVAAVQPGFKLPAVIAKLSANIQNQLSNGRFALSGIAGWWKLEVESYGDIWLPHSDRYARLEEYIDVIKGLWTVEDFNYVGKYYNITGGILPDKPTPTPPIFIAGESDRAIDLAARQGDYLFINADEPEKTAALVQKVKRLASDRYQRQIKVAMSAFAIVGEHTAQAEARLEAIYRSADEQQIKYFQEQIDPNVVAHNKLDISQTIEANLGLSAQLVGDRYTIINRLKEYEAVGVDLIVLKFESMLEDTIRFHKLVISQYGLVKVL
- a CDS encoding cupin domain-containing protein, with translation MYVTRCVIPVIKSLKDYQVYRISPNDSNRLAIIFDSTNANTSLTCCIEIFDVGGQTLPHRHQGAVEMFFILKGEAIAMCDGKSANIKAGDSLLVPPTGTHLIKNTGSTRLYTLTVMVPNEDFSELIRSGIPSELDAEDMAVLGRVNAL
- a CDS encoding SfnB family sulfur acquisition oxidoreductase, with the translated sequence MTSVINTEQKAHIIRDDKEAIAIAHELAAEFAKGDSERDQTRRLPAEEVEKFSQSGLWGITVPKEYGGAFVSSATLAEVIKIISEADSSLGQIPQNHLYMVEAVRLDGTEQQKKFFFDLVLQGKRFGNAFSEVGTKSVTDVQTKLQPDGSDFVLNGRKYYSAGALLAHWVPVIASNPDGKTVVAFVERDAPGLTLLDDWTSFGQRTTASGTTIIENVKVKAEHVIPHYLAFERATPMGAIAQIIQAAVDVGIAKAAVRDTIHFVRKYTRPWVDSNLEKGYEDPLTLYNLGNVQIQVHASEALLRRAGEFLDIANESGLEEPKVVEASIAVAEAKALATEAAILATNKLFELAGTKSTLEEFNYNRHWRNARAHTLHDPVRWKYYAVGNYFLNGVYPPRHPWL
- a CDS encoding cysteine hydrolase family protein codes for the protein MNLPFRTLGVAPNAWTVNDAIADITRPQKTPQPVILSTDTKTLRLDLAKTAILIVDMQNDFCHPDGWLAHIGVDVTPARQPIEPLNNLLPELRDVGVPVIWVNWGNRPDLLNISAASRHVYNPTGAGVGLGDPLPSNGARVLMAGSWAAAVVDELEQLPEDIRVDKYRMSGFWDTPLDSILRNLGKTTLFFAGVNADQCVLATLCDANFLGYDCVLIKDCSATTSPEYCWLATLYNVKQCFGFVTDSQEILTALQKSEE
- a CDS encoding amidohydrolase; amino-acid sequence: MVNFTIVNVLITASDDYATVNVQVVDGAIAAIAPNLPVIGTPIDGKNKLLLPGFFNAHTHSSEMWQRGIMSILPLELWLAELYDFAPLYTEQVYLSALGTAVETLLSGGTSVVDHLVLIPGLELETIAIATRAYREVGIRAFIAPLIQDESLAAGIPSGKSAKTHEPYYRSTAATLEIIEEAVRQFHRPDEGVSILVAPTGIQLCTDALFTGCIELSDRYNLCRHSHLLETRAQQKLAQEKYSCTAVEHLKRIGFLSNRTTLAHCVWLNDDDIAILAETQSTVVHNPLSNLRLGSGIAPILKYRQAGVNVTFGCDGASSNDSQDLLEAIKIGSILHNVTDSDYQHWITPRQAVEMASLGGAKGLNIADKLGSLTVGKQADLVLYDLTNLSLLPRTDPIGLLVLGRPNNVVDSAWVNGKQIVADGKVTTINVDELRQELFNRSQWETKRKSDTVAQLELHYRTVMGL
- the sfnG gene encoding dimethylsulfone monooxygenase SfnG produces the protein MVDIKFAYWIPNVSGGLVVSKIPQRTDWTYEYNAQLAQTAEEVGFEYALAQARFIASYGAEYQLEALTTVSALAPVTKKLKLIAAVHPGLWHPGVVAKIGASIDFLSNGRFALNVVSGWFKDEFTIYGEHWLDHDERYRRSEEFIRVLKGLWTEDEFHFKGDFYRINGGWVKPRPINQNPHPEIFQGGNSKAARRMAGRVSDWYFMNGNTIEGVQEQIAEVSALARDEGRTIKFGLNSFIIVRDTEAEAHEVLRDIIAQADVEAVKGFGEAVKQAGSSTRERQGMWANSNFEDLVQYNDGFRSGLIGTAEQVAEKIRQFHEVGVDLILGGFLHYSDDLPAFGKTVIPIVRELKANRRPADELVGV
- a CDS encoding LysR family transcriptional regulator; this encodes MNKIKLEDITLNHLKILKAVNDSGSFSKAAQKLGYSQALISKKVKQIEDYFGVILLNRSPGSICLTNKGKKLISQTLNVVETVENLQEEFQATFSAEGEDLILGATSLILEVWIKQYLQRFQLCFPGRNIKEIAVKDSRFFSNSQLLEMDLLLNSCAGYKEEHHCTRLKTHKMMLVSFGGSKYLNEHSLVQINDIDLTDVVLLDEVHQELSKNGFLMNKLSGVQVLHSYQDVLNYASKNQKLTILPDFCQGDIISQYQVLTLPIQDVNEYGIYLHVPRFSELLISAESLVRSFRLDQDNLESLPNINLILGSYSPKEQNILRIGIQRDSIGQFIAGYGTKYISDLQRASSLEQPIFKNIEINRDFELQILPFASGEQMNRQMKRGELDICILDDISLLNNGSQFFDDLSFGSKLIGIASYNLLGQDINIVLHKDSSINTVQDLKGKRISTLFGSNAHRFIITLFDLYDMDVTKDCKLVNEDPRKASKSLANKAIDAYVCCHTFASILEAYAFARKLPLSQTISLRIPSIRGIVCRSQFIKENPKIVVAYLHDLVVANYWFNSSPIKAADLLTKVIDVRTTQVNQFFNPVFGNRIDPTLKPQWSWLLKTLNRRLEGKYGISLFDVDFWIDDYFLRLVYNLLNLDYHFHQVSFASEFSSSYFVEEQFSRHIKVLGNIE